In Streptomyces sp. NBC_01707, a genomic segment contains:
- a CDS encoding winged helix-turn-helix domain-containing protein codes for MTSHGPVPGGSSAHQYKRIADELLKGINSEVWRPGDRLPTQEQLANRFDVSRATVKEALKLLGSKGLIVTRQGSGTFVSEGPKPDVVPQRDSPSVENRDDSGDDDGDDVWAVVSERVPPVLLKPYLEEAFEATQVELDVFSMTTESLAARVSDQKNRIMTGEIRPPRSITARLMLPDCDFPHLAIPRPVDGTDDPRVRRRLKGILQSHATMLREALFELRYQGFVPEVDVEVRLVPFAPQMKLYILNRRLALQGFYVTEEGTIPLPPDREEVAIYDAYGTGATLFPYRASADSTPDQVGIVRTFQAFFDSNWDKLATRADF; via the coding sequence GTGACGAGCCATGGACCTGTGCCGGGTGGCAGCAGTGCGCATCAGTACAAGCGGATCGCCGATGAGCTGCTGAAGGGGATCAACAGCGAGGTGTGGCGGCCCGGCGACCGGCTGCCCACGCAGGAGCAGCTCGCAAATCGTTTCGACGTCTCGCGCGCGACGGTCAAAGAGGCGCTGAAGCTGCTCGGCAGCAAGGGGCTGATCGTCACCCGGCAGGGCAGCGGGACGTTCGTCAGCGAAGGGCCGAAGCCCGATGTCGTCCCGCAACGCGACAGCCCCTCCGTGGAGAACAGGGACGACAGCGGGGACGACGACGGGGACGACGTGTGGGCGGTCGTCTCGGAGCGTGTCCCTCCGGTGCTGCTGAAGCCCTATCTGGAGGAGGCGTTCGAGGCCACGCAGGTGGAGCTCGATGTCTTCTCGATGACCACGGAGTCGCTGGCGGCCCGGGTGTCGGACCAGAAGAACCGCATCATGACCGGGGAGATCAGGCCGCCGCGCAGCATCACGGCCCGGCTGATGCTCCCCGACTGCGACTTCCCTCATCTCGCCATACCCCGTCCGGTGGACGGGACGGACGATCCGCGGGTGCGGCGGAGGCTGAAGGGGATCCTGCAGAGCCACGCGACCATGCTCCGGGAGGCCCTGTTCGAACTCCGCTACCAGGGGTTCGTGCCCGAAGTCGATGTCGAGGTGCGGTTGGTGCCGTTCGCACCGCAGATGAAGCTGTACATTCTGAACCGCCGACTGGCGCTGCAGGGCTTCTACGTGACCGAAGAGGGCACCATCCCGCTCCCTCCGGACCGCGAGGAAGTCGCGATCTACGACGCCTACGGTACGGGGGCCACCCTCTTTCCGTATCGCGCCTCGGCCGACTCCACACCCGACCAGGTCGGCATCGTGCGCACGTTTCAGGCATTTTTTGACTCGAACTGGGACAAACTAGCCACAAGGGCGGATTTCTGA
- a CDS encoding HAD family hydrolase, with product MSVERVTDLLSRATCVVLDFDGPVARLFAGGHEGKESVAGRIAEELLDIAASHRLEVDEMHGCTDPHAIFSCYAGRAAHYGESEAWGSAAAEMQGVLTAWEIKSAEHAEPTPGAAEFMKAWAGAGRRLAVASNNHPDAIKRYLERESLSKYFVPSSVIGRNERDAALMKPNPWALNEVMRDSAGGVAAHLMVGDSATDWQTANAVGMPFIGFHRKPEKRVVLSRGGAVPVLDSMQVLADAARGLQAQVR from the coding sequence GTGTCCGTCGAGAGAGTGACGGACCTGCTGTCCCGCGCCACCTGCGTCGTGCTCGACTTCGACGGACCCGTCGCTCGTCTCTTCGCCGGTGGCCATGAAGGCAAGGAGAGCGTGGCCGGCCGCATCGCCGAAGAGCTGCTGGACATTGCCGCATCGCACCGTCTGGAAGTGGACGAGATGCACGGATGCACCGACCCCCACGCGATCTTCAGCTGCTACGCGGGGCGCGCCGCCCACTACGGCGAGTCCGAGGCGTGGGGCTCTGCCGCCGCGGAGATGCAGGGTGTCCTCACCGCCTGGGAGATCAAGTCGGCCGAGCATGCGGAACCGACACCGGGTGCTGCGGAGTTCATGAAGGCATGGGCCGGAGCGGGCCGGCGGCTGGCGGTGGCGTCCAACAATCACCCGGACGCCATCAAGCGCTACCTCGAGCGTGAGTCGCTGTCTAAGTACTTCGTACCCTCCTCGGTGATCGGCCGGAACGAGAGGGACGCTGCGCTCATGAAGCCGAATCCATGGGCTCTGAACGAGGTCATGCGGGACTCGGCAGGCGGTGTCGCGGCGCACTTGATGGTCGGCGACTCGGCCACCGACTGGCAGACCGCGAACGCGGTCGGGATGCCCTTCATCGGGTTCCACCGCAAGCCCGAGAAGCGAGTGGTGCTGTCGCGGGGCGGAGCGGTTCCCGTCCTCGACTCGATGCAGGTGCTCGCCGATGCGGCGCGCGGGCTGCAGGCACAAGTGCGGTAG
- a CDS encoding phosphotransferase → MTALPVSVAAQPSDRAAAGQMPAARASEARIRAAALVPDESLLVGPLKGYHHETYAFPLPAGDGSTAQTWWKCRDPRAGLFWFDLRWFPSEKELVRALQGCITRIPAVVERETVSLYTFIEGRTLGEICPPGRPLSTRHARQLGLLFHELVSVDPDRISGTDGPGQGRRPEGPGDDSTAFLMRLIHFTEHQVYRRHAPRYGSLFRELGLRDDGLDRLRRVGGGLTPRPFALIHGDLHRENFIVDPDGDLWTIDWELAMVGDPLYDLATHLHLMRYPAVEQGRIAAIWRDAVECARPGSSDGWERDLPVLLGYKRAQSVYTDVIRTVLALGPGPEPQWRLLSQAARRIRKVLAAAAEPLGLPRVPTVQEVGGAYVHWFAANRPA, encoded by the coding sequence GTGACGGCGCTCCCGGTTTCCGTCGCCGCGCAGCCGTCGGACCGGGCGGCCGCGGGGCAGATGCCCGCAGCGCGGGCGTCCGAGGCCCGGATACGTGCCGCCGCGCTCGTCCCGGACGAGAGCCTGCTGGTGGGACCGTTGAAGGGTTACCACCACGAGACATACGCCTTTCCGCTTCCGGCGGGCGACGGTTCGACCGCGCAGACCTGGTGGAAGTGCCGGGACCCGAGGGCGGGGCTGTTCTGGTTCGATCTGCGCTGGTTCCCCTCGGAGAAGGAGCTCGTCCGGGCCCTTCAGGGGTGCATCACTCGTATCCCGGCGGTCGTCGAGCGCGAGACGGTCTCCCTCTACACATTCATCGAGGGGCGGACGCTCGGTGAGATCTGTCCTCCCGGGCGACCGCTGTCCACGCGCCATGCGCGGCAACTGGGGCTGCTTTTCCACGAACTGGTCTCGGTCGACCCCGACCGGATCAGCGGGACGGACGGCCCGGGGCAGGGTCGCCGGCCCGAAGGACCGGGCGACGACTCCACCGCCTTTCTGATGCGCCTGATCCACTTCACCGAGCACCAGGTCTACCGTCGGCACGCACCGCGCTACGGCTCTCTCTTCCGGGAACTCGGCCTCCGCGACGACGGACTGGACCGGCTGCGGCGGGTGGGCGGTGGGCTGACGCCGCGCCCGTTCGCCCTCATCCACGGCGATCTGCACCGGGAGAACTTCATCGTCGACCCGGATGGCGATCTGTGGACCATCGACTGGGAGCTGGCGATGGTCGGCGACCCGTTGTACGACCTGGCGACACACCTTCATCTGATGCGCTACCCGGCGGTGGAACAGGGGCGGATCGCGGCGATCTGGCGGGACGCGGTCGAGTGCGCCCGGCCCGGCAGCTCGGACGGATGGGAGCGAGACCTGCCGGTGCTTCTCGGGTACAAGCGGGCGCAGTCCGTCTACACGGACGTGATCCGCACCGTGCTGGCCCTGGGCCCTGGACCGGAGCCGCAGTGGCGCCTGCTGTCGCAGGCGGCCCGACGGATACGGAAGGTGCTGGCGGCGGCCGCGGAGCCACTGGGGCTGCCCCGCGTGCCGACGGTCCAGGAGGTCGGCGGTGCGTATGTCCACTGGTTCGCCGCGAACCGGCCGGCGTAG
- a CDS encoding zinc-binding dehydrogenase → MRVALVRELGGPEVLVPSEMPDPVPGPGEVVIDVSHVDTLFVETQIRSGAFSGHFPVRPPYVPGGGIAGKVSTVGEGVDAGWAGRRVIASVGFTGGYAEQAATAADHLVPVPDGLGLREAAALTHDGVTAAALMEATAPGPGERVLILGASGGMGTLLVQLTHAAGAHVVAVARGDRKTALVREMGADDVIDGADTGWVEQARTALEAAGGPADVVLDGVGGAMGTAAFTLTADGGRFSAHGAPTGGFAPIDPQEAARRGITLRGIGDVQLTDAEYVRLAGHALGEAAAGRLRPVIGHVYPLERAAEAHTAIEDRSLLGKVLLSAQKD, encoded by the coding sequence ATGCGTGTGGCGCTGGTCAGGGAGCTGGGCGGCCCGGAGGTACTGGTTCCATCCGAGATGCCCGACCCGGTGCCGGGGCCCGGCGAGGTGGTGATCGACGTGAGCCACGTTGACACGCTCTTCGTGGAGACCCAGATCCGGTCAGGCGCGTTCAGCGGCCACTTCCCGGTCCGGCCCCCGTACGTTCCGGGAGGCGGGATCGCCGGGAAGGTGAGCACGGTCGGCGAGGGCGTCGACGCGGGATGGGCGGGCCGCCGGGTCATCGCCTCCGTCGGCTTCACCGGTGGCTACGCCGAGCAGGCGGCGACCGCCGCGGACCACCTGGTGCCGGTACCTGACGGACTGGGGCTGCGCGAGGCCGCCGCCCTCACGCACGACGGGGTGACGGCCGCCGCGCTGATGGAGGCGACCGCCCCCGGCCCCGGCGAACGCGTGCTGATCCTCGGCGCCTCCGGCGGCATGGGAACTCTCCTCGTGCAGCTGACGCACGCGGCAGGCGCCCATGTCGTCGCGGTGGCCCGCGGCGACCGGAAGACGGCGCTGGTACGGGAGATGGGCGCCGACGACGTGATCGACGGAGCGGACACGGGGTGGGTGGAACAGGCGCGTACGGCCCTGGAAGCGGCGGGCGGCCCGGCGGACGTGGTGCTCGACGGGGTCGGCGGCGCCATGGGCACTGCGGCGTTCACCCTGACCGCGGACGGCGGCCGCTTCTCCGCCCACGGAGCACCGACGGGCGGCTTCGCCCCGATCGACCCGCAGGAGGCGGCGCGGCGCGGCATCACACTGCGCGGCATCGGGGACGTACAGCTGACCGACGCGGAGTACGTACGCCTGGCCGGACACGCACTGGGTGAGGCAGCGGCCGGACGGCTGCGTCCGGTGATCGGGCACGTCTACCCGCTGGAGCGGGCGGCCGAAGCGCATACGGCGATCGAGGACCGCAGCCTGCTGGGCAAGGTGCTGCTGAGCGCACAGAAGGACTGA
- a CDS encoding TetR/AcrR family transcriptional regulator, whose protein sequence is MVMSGEKTGTGTAAQAPISLRERKKQLTYQAVSDAAIAMFLERGFDKVSVAEVAAAADISKPTLFRYFPAKEDLALHRFADHEDEAARVVVARSQDESPLDALHRHFLDGLERRDPVTGLCDHPQVLAFHRMLYGTPSLVARMYGYQGRSEAALARALGDAVPDRLAAGQIIAVQRILALENWRRIDAGESADEVYEDAVRAAELGFVQLRSGLEKER, encoded by the coding sequence ATGGTCATGAGCGGAGAGAAGACCGGAACCGGAACGGCTGCGCAGGCGCCGATCAGTCTGCGTGAGCGGAAGAAGCAGCTGACGTACCAGGCGGTCTCCGACGCCGCGATCGCCATGTTCCTGGAGCGGGGCTTCGACAAGGTCTCGGTGGCGGAGGTGGCGGCCGCCGCCGACATCTCGAAGCCGACGCTGTTCCGGTACTTCCCGGCCAAGGAGGACCTGGCGCTGCACCGGTTCGCCGACCACGAGGACGAGGCCGCCCGGGTGGTCGTGGCCCGCAGCCAGGACGAATCGCCGCTGGACGCCCTGCACCGCCACTTCCTGGACGGCCTGGAGCGCCGCGACCCGGTGACCGGACTCTGCGATCACCCGCAGGTGCTGGCGTTCCACCGGATGCTGTACGGGACACCGTCGCTGGTGGCCCGCATGTACGGATACCAGGGCCGCTCGGAGGCGGCGCTCGCCCGCGCGCTGGGCGACGCCGTACCGGACCGGCTCGCGGCGGGTCAGATCATCGCCGTACAACGCATCCTGGCGTTGGAGAACTGGCGGCGCATCGACGCGGGGGAGAGCGCGGACGAGGTGTACGAGGACGCGGTGCGGGCGGCCGAACTGGGCTTCGTGCAACTGAGGTCGGGGCTGGAGAAGGAGCGGTAG
- a CDS encoding FG-GAP-like repeat-containing protein: MSLPLRTVVAIAAAATLTGGLLTAVAAAPAVAAPAKYADDFNGDGHRDLAIGMPYKTINGVPAAGGVIVTFGSATGLTTERVGLNQSSTGVPGTPEDGDRFGMSIAGGDLDGDGYADLVVGADHEGVGSNEGQGSVTILWGGKKPFTSSTTTAVADPHPWQAHGWDVAVGDFTGDGGADLAVIESQSVAVYAGGFARGSQPTPTYTGLTGPGGQLGNSEAAVGDINGDGKDDLAVTGSDSGYDRPAVDVFYGAAGRPRTGPRVTGGGTAVALGDINGDGYDDMAASLTWPEYYSAADPSAGAGYVTVRYGSAAGVGDPVVIHQNSAGVPGADEDADGFGSSLAIGDITADGRAELVVGVDGEDLGSTKNAGDVAVFRGSASGVSMSDVVRISQGTTGVPGGPETDDLFGGQVRLADYNHNGKADLAVTAPFENGRNGALWTLLGTASGLTGSGSKVFGSDDYGLANGSRLGESLLD; this comes from the coding sequence ATGTCTCTGCCGCTCCGCACCGTCGTCGCCATCGCAGCCGCAGCCACGCTGACCGGTGGTCTGCTCACCGCCGTCGCCGCGGCGCCGGCCGTCGCCGCGCCCGCCAAGTACGCCGACGACTTCAACGGCGACGGACACCGGGACCTCGCGATCGGCATGCCGTACAAGACCATCAACGGCGTCCCGGCCGCGGGCGGCGTGATCGTGACCTTCGGCTCGGCAACCGGTCTGACCACCGAGCGGGTCGGGCTCAACCAGAGTTCGACCGGGGTTCCGGGGACGCCGGAGGACGGCGACCGCTTCGGTATGTCGATCGCCGGCGGCGACCTGGACGGGGACGGATACGCGGACCTCGTCGTGGGCGCCGACCACGAGGGTGTGGGCAGCAACGAGGGCCAGGGCAGCGTGACCATCCTCTGGGGCGGCAAAAAGCCGTTCACCAGCAGCACCACGACCGCGGTGGCCGACCCGCACCCGTGGCAGGCCCACGGCTGGGATGTAGCGGTGGGGGATTTCACCGGGGACGGCGGTGCGGATCTCGCCGTGATCGAGTCGCAGTCCGTCGCCGTCTATGCGGGGGGCTTCGCCCGCGGGAGCCAGCCGACACCGACGTACACCGGCCTGACCGGGCCCGGTGGGCAGCTCGGCAACAGCGAGGCGGCCGTGGGTGACATCAACGGGGACGGCAAGGACGACCTGGCCGTGACCGGAAGCGACTCCGGGTACGACCGACCGGCCGTCGACGTCTTCTACGGCGCGGCAGGAAGGCCGCGGACGGGGCCGCGGGTGACCGGCGGTGGCACGGCAGTCGCCCTCGGCGACATCAACGGGGACGGTTACGACGACATGGCGGCGTCCCTCACCTGGCCCGAGTACTACTCCGCAGCCGATCCGAGTGCCGGCGCCGGTTACGTCACCGTGCGGTACGGCAGCGCGGCCGGCGTGGGCGATCCGGTGGTCATCCACCAGAACAGCGCCGGAGTGCCCGGCGCCGACGAGGACGCCGACGGCTTCGGCAGCTCGCTGGCGATCGGCGACATCACCGCTGACGGACGGGCCGAGCTGGTGGTCGGTGTCGACGGCGAGGACCTCGGCAGCACCAAGAACGCCGGCGATGTGGCGGTGTTCCGCGGCTCCGCCTCCGGGGTGTCGATGTCCGATGTCGTGCGTATCTCCCAGGGCACCACGGGCGTGCCGGGCGGCCCCGAGACCGACGACCTCTTCGGCGGCCAGGTCCGGCTCGCCGACTACAACCACAACGGCAAGGCCGACCTGGCCGTCACCGCACCCTTCGAGAACGGTCGCAACGGAGCCCTGTGGACCCTGCTGGGTACCGCGTCCGGCCTCACCGGCTCCGGTTCCAAGGTCTTCGGCTCCGACGACTACGGCCTCGCGAACGGATCGCGCCTCGGGGAGTCCCTGCTCGACTGA